The following proteins come from a genomic window of Populus nigra chromosome 6, ddPopNigr1.1, whole genome shotgun sequence:
- the LOC133696203 gene encoding uncharacterized protein LOC133696203 yields MMWRFASNALASIGLKKSSREANRANLEFSDDEVCSNVSGEEGLECPLCWESFNIVENVPYVLWCGHSLCENCVFGLQCAVLGFSMQKIRIPFFVSCPWCQLLSFRLVYQGSLKFPRKNFFLLWMVQKLNGDRVKFSSSLCTNDNQPIWSPKGKIIFGHQFSNSSLSRAPYNQGQGQLGFNGDGGSRNGERNHSSLHKSLDYFLDFTTKFPLVIIFLLVVLFVVPISAVIVLYLLVTVLFALPSFLVLYFAYPTLARLVKEIAS; encoded by the coding sequence ATGATGTGGAGGTTTGCGTCGAATGCCCTCGCTTCCATTGGATTGAAGAAAAGCTCAAGAGAGGCAAATCGGGCTAATTTAGAGTTTTCAGATGATGAGGTGTGTTCGAATGTTAGCGGGGAAGAAGGACTTGAATGCCCGCTATGCTGGGAATCTTTCAACATTGTTGAGAATGTACCTTATGTCTTATGGTGTGGTCATTCCCTCTGTGAAAACTGTGTCTTCGGGCTTCAGTGTGCTGTGTTGGGATTCTCTATGCAAAAAATAAGGATTCCATTCTTTGTTTCCTGCCCCTGGTGTCAGTTGTTGTCATTCCGACTAGTCTATCAGGGGAGTCTGAAGTTCCCTCGCAAGAATTTCTTTCTCCTCTGGATGGTTCAAAAATTGAACGGTGACAGGGTGAAGTTTAGTTCCTCCCTGTGCACAAATGACAATCAACCAATTTGGTCCccgaaaggaaaaataatttttggacATCAATTTAGCAACAGTAGCCTCAGTAGGGCTCCATATAATCAGGGACAGGGTCAGTTGGGTTTTAATGGAGATGGTGGTAGCAGAAATGGAGAGAGGAATCACTCTTCTCTTCACAAATCTCTGGATTATTTTCTTGACTTCACAACGAAGTTTCCACTAGTCATCATATTTCTACTAGTTGTTCTTTTTGTGGTACCTATCAGTGCTGTCATTGTACTTTACTTGTTAGTGACAGTTCTTTTTGCACTACCATCTTTCCTGGTATTGTACTTTGCATACCCCACTTTGGCTAGGCTGGTGAAAGAGATAGCCTCTTGA